DNA from Hwangdonia lutea:
AAAGTCTTTGCAACTCTTTGTCAGGTTGAGCGCAGTCGAAACCTATTATTGATTGCCAATAACATAAAACATTTCGACTGCGCTCAATGTGACATCGAGGTAACTTTTTAAACAGTTTTTATGAATTATAGTAATCAATGACAGTCTATGTCACCAGAAGCTATTTCGGTAATTGGGGCAGGAGAGAGGTACGGAATGCCCAAACCCAAACCGCGTACAATAAACAACAAGCCAATAACCACAACAAAAACGGGAATGGCTTTTTGTATGCGCTGCTTAATGGTGGTGTTTAAAAACTTTCCTAAATAAATAGCCGAAGTCATCAGTGGAATAGTGCCCAAACCAAACAACATCATATACAAACTGCCTTGAAAAGCATGGGCTGTTGTAATAGAAGCGAAAACTGCCATGTAAACTAGTCCGCAAGGTAAAAATCCGTTTAAAAAACCAATGGTTAAAAAGGTATCGGTTGTTTTCTTTTTTAAGGCTTTCCCCAAAGCCGTTTTTACTTTGGAAATTAATTGATAAATAGGTTTTGAGAAATTATATTTATTGAAGTATTGTACCGGAATCAAAACCACAACTATCATTAAAACACCTATTACAATAGATAATTGTTGTTGCAATCCAAAAATGTAAAGGCTTTTGCCAACCAAACCAAAAACGAGCCCAATGAGGCTATAAGCCAATAATCTACCAAAATGATAGACGGAAATCTGTATTACTTTTTTAGTCGAATTACTACGGTCTACAGGTAGCATAAACGCAATAGGACCGCACATACCAATGCAATGAAAACTTCCTAAAAGACCTAAAATAAGTGCAGACCAAAGCATGGTTTTAAAGTTTAATACACAATTTCTTTTTTGTAGAGATACGATTTTCCGCTATATTGCCAATCAACTATAATGTTCCAACGACCATCCAATAAACGCTTGTCAGGTATGAGCAAATTGTGGTTTGACAGTGAAATAGCAGTTTCAAAGTCAAATTGTTTATTAGATGGTCTATATAGGAACACTTTTCCTGTTATATTTTCAGCATTTAAGGATTCAGGAAATGTTATAACAAGGCCTTTATCCGTTTTTTTCCAATCTATGTTTTTGGCTAAGGCATTAGCATTTTTCTGTTTTTCAATATCATTTTGAACTTGTAATTCTTGTTTATAATAATCTTCAGTAACCAAATCGTGGTCGTATTTACTGTCGATATTCATAGTAATAATAAAGTACATGATAAAGCTGATAAAGCCTATAAACGCCAATACAATCCCTGTTCCCCAATTAATTTTCATAATCTTATCTTCCTGCGAAAGCAGAAATCTCTTTTAATTTTATTTTTCTGTTGAGTGGACTGCCTACTGAAGACTGAACACTGATTAACTTATTTTAATTATAACTTCGAGGTGCTAAAAAGTTCACCGTTGTTGTTTCAATAAGGTCGTCGCCACTATAAACATCGATGGTTAATTTATTTTTATCGCTTACCAATTCACTTTTGTCAATTTCAATAAACAAGGTCCCTTCTGCTAAACCTTGCTCTGGTACTACAAAGTCATCTTTCGCCGAAACCAATATAATTTCGCCTTGATATTTTCTGAGCTTAAAACTTATATTTTTAATTTCCCGAGTGGTTTTGTTTACTAACTTATATGTAAAAACGTTGCTGATTATATTGCCTTCTTTATGTTCGTACAATTGCCCTGGCAATCTTAAAACCCGTGCTTCTACATCGTTTCGCAATAATAGCATGCCTATTAAAAGTCCCGTTAAAATTGAAAGTACGGCTATGTAGCCTTTCATTCTGGCGGTAAGCTTGAACTTTTCTTTTTTCTCTATTTCATTTTCACTGGCATATCTTATTAAACCTTTTGGAAGGTTGATGCTTTCCATAATATGGTCGCACTCGTCAATACAAGCGGTACAGTTTACGCATTCCAATTGCGTACCGTTTCTAATATCAATGCCCGTTGGGCAAACGTGTACACATTGAAAACAATCAATACAATCGCCATGGCCAAGGGCTTCACGGTCTTCGTTTTTTCTGTACTTTTTTCTGCCATTTTCACCCTC
Protein-coding regions in this window:
- a CDS encoding sulfite exporter TauE/SafE family protein, producing the protein MLWSALILGLLGSFHCIGMCGPIAFMLPVDRSNSTKKVIQISVYHFGRLLAYSLIGLVFGLVGKSLYIFGLQQQLSIVIGVLMIVVVLIPVQYFNKYNFSKPIYQLISKVKTALGKALKKKTTDTFLTIGFLNGFLPCGLVYMAVFASITTAHAFQGSLYMMLFGLGTIPLMTSAIYLGKFLNTTIKQRIQKAIPVFVVVIGLLFIVRGLGLGIPYLSPAPITEIASGDIDCH
- a CDS encoding FixH family protein; amino-acid sequence: MKINWGTGIVLAFIGFISFIMYFIITMNIDSKYDHDLVTEDYYKQELQVQNDIEKQKNANALAKNIDWKKTDKGLVITFPESLNAENITGKVFLYRPSNKQFDFETAISLSNHNLLIPDKRLLDGRWNIIVDWQYSGKSYLYKKEIVY